A region from the Aphis gossypii isolate Hap1 chromosome 1, ASM2018417v2, whole genome shotgun sequence genome encodes:
- the LOC126549075 gene encoding uncharacterized protein LOC126549075 yields the protein MDILNGRRIVDIGHIFNEIQNSGHSGGFGCSFLDMIFKREEKNGFFSFFYFHCKICGIEKKISSENPNNFECIPINKAVVNATLAIGIGYAQLFELAACIDIPSMSSNTYQSILSSVGNVVHASAWDEMKKAGDEEREIALKNDLRKDIENSPYHRFGQHDNCDRYFCSGSKSGEINLVGDVEKCGLMREVKNIILRLANNSSSLIQDVDNNACEQFNSLINKFIGGKRINFTQRNTYTTRIEAAIVSFNSKEYLRSIHKKMVFKSPGHIGKKYLNNLNRIRKNTIKRRCLFVNTAKKNKKKSSSAPDKDYGLAEPLIDTILPEELEIKKNCFLNKLKTVNLHQLNLDTRDQSENQKWFQERKKRLTASKFGDICKMRQNTSCKRQVHAIIYKPQIKTKELTHGIEMESYGRKKFEDVSRLSVETCGLIVDSEIPFLAASPDGMVGNDAILEIKCPYIAKDTNDVIEAVNNKLLQYYTLLHTNNGQQIVQLKRDHSYYYQVMGQLHITRRQLCYFVMYATKWIHIEKIIYDAEFWETKMVGKLTA from the exons atgGATATTTTGAATGGCCGTAGAATAGTTGATATaggtcatatttttaatgaaattcaaaatagtGGTCATAGTGGTGGATTTGGATGTTCATTTTtagatatgatttttaaaagagaagaaaaaaatggtttcttctcatttttctattttcattgtaaaatttgcggtattgaaaaaaaaatatcttctgAAAACCCTAACAATTTTGAATGTATTCCAATAAATAAAGCAGTAGTAAATGCTACACTAGCTATAG gtattggaTATGCACAACTTTTTGAACTTGCGGCCTGTATCGATATACCTTCAATGTCATCCAATACATACCAATCAATATTGTCATCAGTCGGAAATGTAGTGCATGCTTCAGCGTGGGATGAAATGAAAAAGGCGGGAGATGAAGAGAGAgaaattgcattaaaaaatg ATCTACGAAAAGATATTGAAAATAGTCCATATCACCGATTTGGACAACATGACAATTGTGACAGATATTTTTGTTCTGGTTCAAAATCCggtgaaataaatttagtcgGTGATGTAGAAAAGTGTGGATTAATGAgagaagtaaaaaatattattcttcgtCTTGCTAATAATTCAAGCAGCCTGATTCAAGACGTTGATAATAATGCGTGCGAACAATTCAATAGTCTAATCAATAAGTTTATAGGTGGTAAAAGAATTAACTTTACTCAAAGAAACACATACACTACAAGAATTGAAGCAGCAATAGTTTCATTCAATTCCAAAGAATATTTACgaagtatacataaaaaaatggtttttaaaagtccag GACacataggaaaaaaatatctaaataatttaaatagaattaggaaaaatactataaaaagaagatgtttatttgtaaataccgcgaaaaaaaataagaaaaaaagctCGTCGGCTCCAGATAAAGATTATGGTTTAGCTGAGCCCCTGATTGACACTATATTACCGGAGGaactagaaattaaaaaaaattgttttttaaataaattaaaaactgttaacCTGCACCAGCTAAATTTGGACACTCGAGATCAAAGTGAAAATCAAAAGTGGTTTCAAGAACGAAAAAAACGTTTGACAGCTTCCAAATTTGGCGACATTTGTAAAATGAGACAAAATACTAGCTGTAAACGACAAGTCCatgcaattatatataaaccacaaataaaaacgaaagaaTTAACTCATGGAATTGAAATGGAATCGTAtggtagaaaaaaatttgaggATGTAAGTCGATTAAGTGTTGAGACTTGTGGACTAATTGTAGACAGCGAGATTCCATTTTTGGCTGCTAGTccag atGGTATGGTCGGGAATGATGCTATTCTTGAAATCAAGTGTCCATATATTGCAAAGGATACTAACGATGTAATCGAagcagtaaataataaattg ttacaatattacacaCTATTGCATACAAATAATGGTCAACAGATTGTGCAATTAAAAAGAGaccatagttattattatcaggtGATGGGGCAGTTACACATTACAAGGAGACAACTATGCTATTTTGTTATGTATGCAACTAAATGGAtacatatagaaaaaataatttatgatgccGAGTTTTGGGAAACAAAAATGGTTGGAAAACTTACTGCGTAA